A region from the Oceanidesulfovibrio marinus genome encodes:
- the alaS gene encoding alanine--tRNA ligase: protein MSNLTAGEIRTKFLEFFRSHGHNVVESAPLIPKDDPTLLFTNAGMVQFKKLFLGQEKRDYVRATTSQKCLRVGGKHNDLENVGRTARHLTFFEMLGNFSFGDYFKEQAIGFAWEFLTKELKLDPERLYITVYTDDDEASDLWQKVAGVPLERIYRLGEKDNFWSMGDTGPCGPCSEIMYDQGEHVACGPDCGIGVCECDRFLEIWNLVFMQYDQLESGERVPLPRPSIDTGMGLERVAAVCQGVYSNFDINLFQDIMGYTAKLSGVAYNTAEETGTAHRVIADHSRSIAFMIADGILPSNEGRGYVLRRLIRRAFRFGRLLGLRDPFLHKTAFEVVRLMGDAFPDLVERKDFMEKVVREEEERFSLTLDKGLAMLNEELERIAEENGKREVSGEFSFKLYDTFGFPIDIVNDIAEKQGFTVDENGYNEHMASQRKRAKAAWKGSGEADLGSVFHTLLEQGVRSGFTGYESLAEKSRVIALLDESGARVEQLASGSKGYLVTESTPFYGESGGQLGDTGTVVTPGGRATVENALKPNPHLTAHVITVEDGEIAEGQEAELVVEEGPRLATARNHTTTHLLHAALRKVLGEHVKQAGSLVGPDRLRFDFTHIAALTPEEIAAVEREVNRAVLANAPVCTSVLSYEEAVARGAMALFGEKYEEEVRMVEVPNFSTELCGGTHLTSTGQAGPFVILSESGVAAGVRRIEAATGWNALDYYEQQRSAVHDVAGALKLRSAAPEDVVKRIRTLQDELKKLAKDNEKLAAKAASAKGGDIMDDLQDVNGVKLLAARVDAPNVKALRDIMDDVRSKLPSGVACLVTENDGKVPLILYVSKDLHDHFTAPQLIKPVAEKVGGSGGGRPDLAQAGGTDASGINAAFETLKTLVEG, encoded by the coding sequence ATGAGCAATCTGACTGCAGGCGAGATCCGAACCAAGTTCCTCGAATTCTTCAGGTCGCACGGCCACAACGTGGTGGAGTCCGCCCCCCTTATTCCCAAGGACGACCCCACCCTGCTCTTCACCAACGCCGGCATGGTCCAGTTCAAGAAGCTCTTCCTGGGGCAGGAAAAGCGGGACTACGTGCGCGCCACCACCTCGCAGAAGTGCCTGCGCGTAGGCGGCAAGCACAACGACCTGGAGAACGTGGGCCGCACCGCGCGCCACCTCACGTTCTTCGAGATGCTGGGCAACTTCTCCTTCGGCGACTATTTCAAGGAACAGGCCATCGGCTTTGCCTGGGAGTTTCTGACCAAGGAGCTCAAGCTCGATCCCGAGAGGCTCTACATCACGGTCTACACCGACGACGACGAGGCCTCCGACCTGTGGCAGAAGGTCGCCGGCGTGCCGCTGGAGCGCATCTACCGCCTGGGCGAGAAGGACAACTTCTGGTCCATGGGCGACACCGGCCCCTGCGGCCCCTGCTCCGAAATCATGTACGACCAGGGCGAGCACGTGGCCTGCGGCCCGGACTGCGGCATCGGCGTGTGCGAGTGCGACCGCTTCCTGGAGATCTGGAACCTCGTGTTCATGCAGTATGACCAGCTCGAAAGCGGCGAGCGCGTACCCCTGCCCCGGCCCTCCATCGACACGGGCATGGGCCTGGAGCGCGTCGCGGCCGTGTGCCAGGGCGTGTACTCCAACTTCGACATCAATCTTTTCCAGGACATCATGGGCTACACGGCCAAGCTCTCCGGCGTGGCCTACAACACCGCCGAGGAGACGGGCACGGCCCACCGCGTCATCGCGGACCACAGCCGCTCCATTGCCTTCATGATCGCCGACGGCATCCTGCCCTCCAACGAGGGCCGCGGCTATGTGCTGCGCCGGCTCATCCGCCGCGCCTTCCGCTTCGGCCGGCTGCTCGGCCTGCGCGACCCCTTTCTGCACAAAACCGCCTTCGAGGTCGTGCGGCTCATGGGCGACGCCTTCCCCGATCTCGTGGAGCGCAAGGACTTCATGGAAAAGGTCGTGCGCGAGGAAGAGGAACGCTTCAGCCTGACCCTGGACAAGGGCCTGGCCATGCTCAACGAGGAGCTGGAACGCATCGCCGAGGAGAACGGCAAGCGCGAGGTCTCCGGCGAGTTCTCCTTCAAGCTCTACGACACGTTCGGCTTCCCCATCGATATCGTCAACGATATCGCAGAGAAGCAAGGATTTACCGTAGACGAGAACGGCTACAATGAGCACATGGCCAGCCAACGCAAACGCGCCAAGGCCGCCTGGAAAGGCAGCGGCGAAGCCGACCTGGGCTCCGTGTTCCACACCCTGCTCGAACAAGGTGTACGCTCCGGCTTTACCGGCTACGAGTCACTGGCTGAGAAGTCCCGCGTCATCGCCCTGCTCGACGAGTCCGGTGCCCGCGTTGAGCAACTCGCCTCCGGCAGCAAAGGCTACCTGGTCACCGAGTCCACGCCCTTCTACGGCGAGTCCGGCGGCCAGCTCGGCGACACCGGCACAGTCGTCACCCCCGGCGGCCGCGCCACGGTGGAAAACGCCCTGAAGCCCAACCCGCACCTCACCGCCCACGTCATCACCGTGGAAGACGGCGAGATCGCCGAAGGCCAGGAAGCCGAGCTCGTGGTGGAGGAAGGCCCCCGTCTGGCCACTGCGCGCAACCACACCACCACACACCTGCTGCACGCCGCCCTGCGCAAGGTTCTGGGCGAGCACGTCAAGCAGGCCGGCTCCCTTGTGGGTCCGGACCGCCTGCGCTTCGACTTCACCCACATCGCCGCCCTCACGCCTGAGGAAATCGCGGCCGTGGAGCGCGAGGTCAACCGTGCCGTTCTCGCCAACGCCCCGGTCTGCACCAGCGTGCTCTCCTATGAAGAAGCCGTGGCCCGCGGCGCCATGGCTCTCTTTGGCGAGAAGTACGAGGAAGAGGTCCGCATGGTCGAAGTCCCGAACTTCTCCACCGAGCTGTGCGGCGGCACGCATCTCACTTCCACGGGCCAGGCCGGCCCCTTCGTCATCCTGTCCGAGTCCGGCGTGGCCGCCGGCGTGCGGCGTATCGAGGCCGCCACAGGCTGGAACGCCCTGGACTACTACGAGCAGCAGCGCTCCGCCGTGCACGACGTGGCCGGCGCGCTCAAGCTGCGCTCCGCCGCGCCCGAGGACGTGGTCAAGCGGATCAGAACCCTGCAGGATGAGCTGAAGAAGCTCGCCAAGGACAACGAAAAGCTCGCGGCCAAGGCCGCTTCGGCAAAGGGCGGCGACATCATGGACGACCTCCAGGACGTCAACGGCGTGAAGCTGCTGGCCGCCCGCGTGGACGCCCCCAACGTCAAGGCCCTGCGCGACATCATGGACGACGTGCGCTCCAAGCTGCCCTCGGGCGTGGCCTGCCTCGTGACCGAAAACGACGGCAAGGTGCCGCTCATCCTCTACGTCTCCAAGGACCTGCACGACCACTTTACGGCCCCCCAGCTCATCAAGCCCGTGGCCGAAAAAGTGGGCGGCTCCGGCGGCGGCCGTCCGGACCTGGCCCAGGCCGGCGGTACCGACGCATCCGGCATCAACGCCGCCTTCGAGACGCTGAAGACACTGGTGGAAGGCTAG